GCTGCCCCGTTACCGTCACCACGCAGTCCAGGCCCTCGTCCTCCTCGAGCGCCTTGACGATCGGGGCCATCTTGATGGCCTCGGGCCGGGTGCCGTAGATCGGCATGATGATGGGCATGGACATCCTCACGGGTTGCTGGGGGTCGGACACGTCGAGACGGGACGGTCAGGGGACAGCCCGGCCGCGGACACGGGCGCCATCCCGTCCGGGACGCGTCGACAGGTTCTCTGCGGGACAGACTATCCGACCGCCGTGGCGAGGCCGCGAAGGTCGGCCGAAGGCCATTCCGACGATGCTAGAGTGATCGGCGCCCTGTGGTACATCCTGACCAGTGCGCCCGGGCTGGCGCGGCAATCCGCACCGGTGGACCGGTTCTCCTGTTCCCTCGAGCGAAAGGCACGCCCCATGGCCCAGACAGGCCACCCGGACGACACGTCCACGGCCGGAGTGCGGCGGTACACGGTCGAGCGTGGCGGCCTGATCCCGGTCGGCCGGCGACCCACGCTGGGCCGCTACCTGAAGCAGCTGTGGGACTTCCGGTCCTTCATCCTCTTCGACTCCCAGTCACGCGTGGCCTCCGGCAACACCGAGGAGACCCTCGGCAAGGCCTGGATGGTCCTCAATCCGATCCTCAACGGGGCCACGTACTTCCTGGTCTTCGGCCTGTTGCTCGGCACGGGCCGGGGTGTGGAGAACTTCATCGCCTACCTCATCATCGGCGTCTTCATGTTCCGGTTCACGACCCAGTCGATCCTCAATGGAGCGCGGTCGATCAACAACAACCGCGCCATCGTCCAGGCATTCCACTTCCCCCGGGCCACGCTGCCGATCGCCACGTGCGTGCGCGAGCTGCTCGCCAATGTCCCGGCGTACGTGGTGATGTTCGTCCTCATCCTGGCCATCCCCCCGTTGGAGCCGATCACGTGGAAGTGGCTGCTGTTCATCCCCGCCGTGATCCTGCAGTTCCTGTTCAACATCGGCCTCAGCCTGCTCCTGGCCAGGATCGTCACGCAGGTCAAGGACTTCGCCCACCTCATCTCGTTCGGCACCCGGCTGTGGCTCTACCTCTCGGCGGTCTTCTACGCCGCGGACCGCTTCGCCTCGGTCCCCGTCATGATGGCGTTCATGGAGGCCAACCCGATGTTCTGCCTGCTGGACATCGCCCGCGAGGTGCTGCTCTACGATGCCCTTCCCTCGGCAGAGCGCTGGCTGGTGCTGGGCGCCTGGACCGTGGGGCTGCTGGTGGTCGGCACCGTGGTGTTCTGGAAGGCCGAGGAAGCCTACGGACGGGAGATCTGATGACGCAGAAGGACATCGCCCAGGAGACCTACCTCGACGCCGAGGAGGAGTCGGACGTCGAGGAGCCGGAGCCCACTCCCCCGCGGATCCTCGACGAGATCGCGGTGGTGGTGGACAACGTCTCCATGACATACACCGTGCGCTCCCGCCAGGAGGCCGGCACGAAGAAGACCCTGATGGACCGCGTGCGCGGCGCTTCGGGCACCCACACGGTGGACGTGGAGGCGCTCAAGCCGCTCAGCCTGGTCGTGCACCTTGGTGAGTCGCTGGGGGTGATCGGGACGAACGGTTCGGGCAAGTCCACCCTGATGAAACTCCTGACCGGTCGCATCCTTCCCACGGGCGGGTCCGTCCATGCCTCGAGCACGCCCGTCATGCTGGGCGTCAATGCCGCCCTGGTCCAGCAGATCTCTGGCCGGGACAACATCATCCTCGGCTGCCTGGCCATGGGGATGACCCGCGCCGAGGCGGACGCCAAGTTCGACTCCATCGTCCAGCTCTCCGGCCTGCAGGACGCCCTGCACCTGCCGCTTCGCTCCTACTCATCGGGCATGGCAGCCCGGCTGCAGTTCGCCATCGCCACCAGCGTGGACCCGGAGATCCTCATCATCGACGAGGCCCTGAACACAGGCGATGCCCAATTCCGCGCCCGGACCCGGAAACGACTGGACGTGCTGCGGCAGGAGGCCGGTTGCGTGTTCCTCGTCAGCCACTCCCTGGCCACGATCAAGGAGATGTGCTCGCGAGTCATCTGGCTCGAGAAGGGCGAACTGATCATGGACGGCGACCCCGAGGAGGTCACCGCGAGCTACAACCTCTATACGAAGAAGCTGGCCCAGAACAAGCCCCGTGGCGCCCGCCTGATCCGAGAGGCCCGCCAGCGCGACCTGGTGCAGGCCGACATCGCCTGGACCTGACCCGCCCATGGTGAGGTGGTCGAGCGCGGTGCCCGTCCTGCGCAACCGTGCCCGACAGGCCCGGCACACGGCGCGCGATGCCCTGGCGGTCGCCGCACGGCGCGTTTCGGCACGGCTGGGATCCACGACGGTGCCGGAGTGGGCGTGGCCGGTGCCCGACACTCCGGAGCACGGGTCCACGCCCGGGACGGGGCTGGACACGGAGGCCTTCGCGCCACAGCCGGTGTCCCCCCGGCTGCGCCGCTGGCTGCCCGTGGATCCGGCCGCTCCCCTCGTGGGCCTGCGCGTCGTCTCCGCAGGGGGACCGTCGGCCTCCGCCGAGGTCGGCTTCACCGTGGAGGCCCTGCCGGCACTGCTGGCCCGTTGGCCCGACGCGCGCGGTGCCGTCCGCGGCCATGTACCGGTCCCTGTCCTGGTCGCCGATGCCGACATCGTGCCGACCCTTCGCCGGCTCCTGCACGGCAGGAGTGGCCTGGTCGTCCAGGTGCCCG
This genomic window from Citricoccus sp. SGAir0253 contains:
- a CDS encoding ABC transporter ATP-binding protein encodes the protein MTQKDIAQETYLDAEEESDVEEPEPTPPRILDEIAVVVDNVSMTYTVRSRQEAGTKKTLMDRVRGASGTHTVDVEALKPLSLVVHLGESLGVIGTNGSGKSTLMKLLTGRILPTGGSVHASSTPVMLGVNAALVQQISGRDNIILGCLAMGMTRAEADAKFDSIVQLSGLQDALHLPLRSYSSGMAARLQFAIATSVDPEILIIDEALNTGDAQFRARTRKRLDVLRQEAGCVFLVSHSLATIKEMCSRVIWLEKGELIMDGDPEEVTASYNLYTKKLAQNKPRGARLIREARQRDLVQADIAWT
- a CDS encoding ABC transporter permease, which produces MAQTGHPDDTSTAGVRRYTVERGGLIPVGRRPTLGRYLKQLWDFRSFILFDSQSRVASGNTEETLGKAWMVLNPILNGATYFLVFGLLLGTGRGVENFIAYLIIGVFMFRFTTQSILNGARSINNNRAIVQAFHFPRATLPIATCVRELLANVPAYVVMFVLILAIPPLEPITWKWLLFIPAVILQFLFNIGLSLLLARIVTQVKDFAHLISFGTRLWLYLSAVFYAADRFASVPVMMAFMEANPMFCLLDIAREVLLYDALPSAERWLVLGAWTVGLLVVGTVVFWKAEEAYGREI